In Microbacterium enclense, one genomic interval encodes:
- a CDS encoding WhiB family transcriptional regulator, which yields MTTSQYRSGVPDNWFVDPVDLGVPGVRRDIDSVEENTLAWQTDALCAQTDPEAFFPEKGGSTRDAKRICTSCDVKSECLEYALQNDERFGIWGGLSERERRKLKRRA from the coding sequence ATGACGACGTCGCAGTACCGGTCCGGTGTTCCGGACAACTGGTTCGTCGATCCGGTCGACCTCGGCGTTCCCGGCGTTCGCCGGGATATCGATTCCGTCGAGGAGAACACCCTCGCGTGGCAGACCGATGCGCTCTGCGCTCAGACCGACCCCGAGGCGTTCTTCCCCGAGAAGGGCGGATCCACGCGCGACGCGAAGCGCATCTGCACCTCCTGCGACGTCAAGTCGGAGTGCCTCGAGTACGCCCTGCAGAACGACGAACGGTTCGGCATCTGGGGCGGTCTCAGCGAGCGCGAGCGCCGCAAGCTCAAGCGTCGCGCCTGA
- a CDS encoding RDD family protein encodes MASSTASSPSSTRAVALVHTAAEETLTGEAVTLDVQPLGFFLRALGCLIDMVVGAVLLIGGALLLVTMASAGTIPDSALRIAIITLLVVVTVVVPTTVETLSRGRSLGRLAVGGRIVRTDGGAAGFRAAFIRALVGVLELWLTLGGLAAVVGMFTPRAQRLGDLLAGTSSERTRTRPLPPPAPGLPAGWESWAQVADVSRLPDRLAARLSQFVRGAELLDPAARVRVAATLADAVAPFVSPRPPADPEAFVRAVAALRRDREYRALVIERERAASLTAR; translated from the coding sequence ATGGCTTCGTCCACGGCATCCTCCCCGTCCTCGACCCGGGCGGTCGCGCTCGTGCACACGGCGGCAGAAGAGACCCTGACCGGCGAAGCCGTCACCCTCGACGTGCAACCGCTGGGCTTCTTCCTCCGGGCTCTCGGCTGCCTGATCGACATGGTCGTCGGGGCGGTCCTGCTCATCGGCGGCGCGCTCCTGCTCGTGACCATGGCGTCGGCGGGGACGATCCCCGACAGCGCCCTGCGCATCGCCATCATCACGTTGCTCGTCGTCGTGACGGTGGTCGTCCCGACCACCGTCGAGACGCTCTCCCGAGGGCGGAGCCTCGGACGGTTGGCGGTGGGCGGACGGATCGTCCGCACCGACGGCGGCGCCGCCGGGTTCCGCGCCGCGTTCATCCGCGCCCTGGTCGGCGTCCTCGAGCTGTGGCTGACCCTCGGTGGCCTCGCCGCCGTCGTGGGGATGTTCACGCCGCGGGCGCAGCGATTGGGTGACCTGCTCGCGGGCACGTCGAGCGAACGCACGCGGACACGCCCGCTGCCGCCGCCCGCCCCGGGCCTGCCCGCGGGCTGGGAGTCCTGGGCGCAGGTCGCCGACGTCTCGCGTCTGCCGGATCGTCTCGCCGCGCGACTGTCGCAGTTCGTCCGCGGTGCAGAACTCCTCGATCCCGCGGCACGGGTCCGCGTCGCCGCGACCCTGGCCGACGCCGTCGCCCCCTTCGTCTCACCGCGTCCGCCGGCGGACCCCGAGGCGTTCGTCCGGGCTGTCGCGGCCCTGCGGCGGGATCGGGAGTACCGCGCACTCGTGATCGAACGCGAGCGCGCCGCGAGCCTCACCGCCCGCTAG
- a CDS encoding metallopeptidase family protein: MRPPLPPIDTRVERFDIAVGAAAEFLRSAWSELREVSFEIGIMPPAASDGIPRWTVLREEKRIILYRVPIERLGHPHHDDDLHRRMMIEGAVFRAAAEYLDRDPWDLGPERFRYF, encoded by the coding sequence GTGCGACCGCCCCTTCCCCCTATCGACACGCGGGTGGAGCGCTTCGACATCGCCGTCGGCGCCGCCGCGGAGTTCCTCCGCTCGGCGTGGAGCGAGCTGCGGGAGGTGTCGTTCGAGATCGGCATCATGCCTCCGGCCGCGAGTGACGGCATCCCGCGATGGACGGTCCTGCGCGAGGAGAAGCGCATCATCCTCTACCGCGTACCCATCGAGCGCCTGGGGCACCCCCATCATGACGACGACCTGCACCGCCGCATGATGATCGAGGGGGCCGTCTTCCGTGCGGCGGCCGAGTACCTCGACCGCGACCCGTGGGACCTCGGACCGGAGCGCTTCCGCTACTTCTGA
- a CDS encoding O-antigen ligase family protein: protein MAMYTNHPVSAPPTAPVRETTGHLLLRAWCVFVIVLALGGVGLVNAVGPTLSTVVVIASAIVSATVWLVVRPPVAVRRLPWLAFAYVAWAVLSVLWSAWPAASILTLLLLLITTFQGLFIGAVLTWRDVVRAVASAAKWIVGLSLLFEVAVSLFVRGPILPGFVLPTSRMDPIVYWSRDNLFDGGRIQGIFGNANLLASVMLVAIIVFAIRFAAGAPRRTLLLAWIAVAAFLFVRAGSATAVISAAFVALVLGTVLVMRTASRPGERTRWYLLYAVLGLGGGAALWFGRDAIFGLLGRGADLTGREGIWADVLARAAERPVTGWGFSTPWIASEPLIDGWIVDHGQTVVQAHSVWIDIFFQLGGVGVLLLTLVYLAYLWRSWFFAIDRPRWDLRADRPYSPLTLLPTLIGALLVVQGLTESGPLLLWGWMFVVLFGAKIKQAPLVGVGPAEQSIAIERGEPQSTGS from the coding sequence ATGGCCATGTACACGAACCACCCGGTCTCGGCACCGCCGACGGCTCCCGTTCGCGAGACCACGGGCCATCTGCTGCTGCGCGCGTGGTGCGTGTTCGTGATCGTCCTGGCCCTCGGCGGCGTGGGGCTCGTCAACGCGGTCGGCCCGACGCTCAGCACCGTCGTGGTGATCGCCTCCGCGATCGTGTCCGCGACCGTCTGGCTCGTCGTGCGCCCGCCCGTCGCGGTGCGCCGCCTCCCCTGGCTCGCGTTCGCGTACGTCGCGTGGGCCGTCCTCTCCGTGCTGTGGAGCGCGTGGCCGGCGGCATCCATCCTCACCCTTCTGCTCCTGCTCATCACGACGTTCCAGGGACTGTTCATCGGTGCGGTGCTGACGTGGCGCGACGTGGTGCGTGCCGTGGCGTCCGCGGCGAAATGGATCGTCGGGCTGTCGCTGCTGTTCGAGGTCGCGGTCTCGCTGTTCGTCCGCGGCCCGATCCTCCCGGGCTTCGTCCTGCCGACCTCGCGGATGGATCCGATCGTGTACTGGTCGCGAGACAACCTCTTCGACGGCGGGCGCATCCAGGGCATCTTCGGAAACGCGAACCTGCTCGCCTCGGTCATGCTCGTGGCCATCATCGTGTTCGCGATCCGTTTCGCCGCGGGCGCTCCGCGGCGCACCCTGCTCCTCGCGTGGATCGCGGTCGCGGCGTTCCTGTTCGTGCGCGCGGGATCGGCCACGGCGGTGATCTCGGCGGCCTTCGTGGCCCTGGTGCTCGGGACGGTCCTGGTGATGCGCACGGCGAGCCGCCCCGGCGAGCGGACCCGGTGGTACCTCCTGTACGCGGTGCTCGGCCTCGGCGGCGGCGCGGCGCTCTGGTTCGGGCGGGACGCGATCTTCGGACTCCTCGGCCGCGGGGCCGACCTCACGGGCCGTGAGGGGATCTGGGCAGACGTGCTCGCCCGCGCGGCGGAGCGGCCCGTCACCGGGTGGGGCTTCTCGACGCCGTGGATCGCCTCGGAACCGCTCATCGACGGCTGGATCGTCGACCACGGCCAAACGGTCGTGCAAGCGCACAGCGTCTGGATCGACATCTTCTTCCAGCTCGGCGGCGTCGGGGTCCTCCTGTTGACGCTGGTGTACCTGGCGTACCTGTGGCGGTCATGGTTCTTCGCGATCGACCGTCCGCGCTGGGATCTGCGCGCAGATCGGCCGTACTCTCCGCTGACGCTGCTGCCCACTCTCATCGGGGCGCTGCTCGTCGTCCAGGGGCTCACCGAGTCCGGTCCCCTGCTGCTGTGGGGGTGGATGTTCGTCGTGCTGTTCGGGGCGAAGATCAAGCAGGCACCGCTCGTCGGCGTCGGACCCGCCGAACAGAGCATCGCGATCGAGCGGGGCGAGCCGCAGAGCACCGGATCGTGA
- a CDS encoding O-antigen ligase family protein yields the protein MSSAPFAPVAALSSLLASAGFARAFTLTVFATVFGSVAIRGLASDVTLGTIETGLCLLGGGILVARRHEIELVRLAPTTLVLLLAWAGASVLWSADPAASLGGWAALVAVSFLAVVIGHIRDALQTVRALGDVLRWLLGASLALEVLSGILLDLPIPFLGIQGDIAALGPVQGLFGTRNVLGFVTVIALITFLVEYRTQSVRPGAAIASVILAGSLAALSGSPTVLAVAVSTGVATLALTLVRRLPSRRRPLAQLVLGVGVIVAVATGYALRDGVVALVDARADLSLRTDLWSELLTYVAYRPVEGFGWFGPWSLDSFPFASLNFTLGERHTSALDAYLDVLLQLGWAGLLLFLTLGALALARGWLVASERRSVVHAWTPLTLVALLTFSLFESFTLSGAGLLLLVVCAVRAGQSRSWRESLGLRMPPAPSRDAGPGVQGPPTAAG from the coding sequence GTGAGCTCGGCGCCGTTCGCGCCCGTCGCCGCCCTGTCCTCGCTCCTCGCCTCCGCGGGCTTCGCGCGAGCCTTCACCCTGACCGTCTTCGCGACCGTCTTCGGCTCCGTCGCGATCCGCGGGCTTGCGAGCGACGTCACCCTCGGCACGATCGAGACGGGCCTCTGCCTCCTCGGCGGGGGGATCCTCGTCGCCCGACGCCACGAGATCGAGCTGGTCCGCCTCGCTCCGACGACGCTCGTGCTCCTGCTGGCGTGGGCGGGGGCGAGCGTGCTCTGGAGCGCCGATCCCGCGGCGAGCCTCGGCGGGTGGGCCGCGCTGGTCGCGGTGTCGTTCCTCGCCGTCGTGATCGGGCACATCCGCGACGCGCTGCAGACGGTGCGCGCCCTCGGAGACGTTCTCCGCTGGCTGCTCGGCGCCTCGCTCGCACTCGAGGTGCTGAGCGGCATCCTGCTCGATCTGCCCATTCCCTTCCTCGGCATCCAGGGCGACATCGCCGCCCTGGGCCCCGTGCAGGGACTCTTCGGCACGCGCAACGTCCTGGGCTTCGTGACGGTCATCGCCCTCATCACCTTCCTCGTCGAGTACCGCACGCAGTCGGTCCGACCGGGGGCGGCGATCGCCTCCGTGATCCTCGCCGGGTCGCTCGCGGCGCTGAGCGGTTCGCCGACCGTGCTCGCGGTGGCCGTGAGCACGGGTGTCGCCACGCTTGCGCTCACTCTCGTCCGCCGTCTGCCCTCACGCCGTCGCCCTCTCGCCCAGCTGGTCCTCGGTGTCGGCGTCATCGTCGCTGTCGCCACGGGGTATGCCCTCCGCGACGGCGTGGTCGCGCTGGTCGATGCACGAGCCGACCTGTCGCTGCGCACCGACCTGTGGTCGGAGCTGCTGACGTACGTGGCGTACCGGCCCGTCGAGGGCTTCGGGTGGTTCGGCCCGTGGTCGCTCGACTCCTTCCCCTTCGCCTCGCTGAACTTCACTCTCGGCGAGCGGCACACGTCGGCGCTCGATGCCTACCTCGACGTCCTCCTGCAACTGGGCTGGGCCGGACTCCTTCTCTTTCTCACCCTCGGTGCCCTCGCGCTCGCCCGCGGCTGGCTGGTGGCGAGCGAGAGGCGCTCGGTCGTGCACGCGTGGACGCCGCTCACGCTGGTCGCCCTTCTGACGTTCTCGCTGTTCGAGAGCTTCACGCTCTCGGGAGCGGGGCTGCTCCTGCTCGTCGTCTGCGCGGTGCGGGCGGGACAGTCGCGTTCGTGGCGTGAGAGCCTCGGACTCCGGATGCCGCCGGCACCCTCGCGCGACGCCGGCCCCGGCGTTCAGGGCCCGCCCACCGCCGCCGGGTAG
- a CDS encoding DUF3499 family protein: MRDRLCSKVGCAREAMSTLTYDYGDQMAALGPLGRVDDPHAHDLCAIHADRLSVPRGWVVVRHETLRA, translated from the coding sequence ATGCGCGACAGACTCTGCTCGAAGGTGGGATGCGCCCGCGAGGCGATGAGCACCCTCACCTACGACTACGGCGACCAGATGGCCGCTCTCGGCCCGCTGGGTCGGGTCGACGATCCGCACGCGCACGACCTCTGCGCGATCCACGCCGATCGGCTGTCGGTCCCGCGTGGCTGGGTCGTGGTGCGTCACGAGACGCTCCGCGCCTGA
- a CDS encoding glycosyl transferase has product MPARVHAILVVRPEGRTPAAHHLTRTLAAIAAQSRPVDALTIVLCGADPALTQLAASSGAEGVITAAAGTPFAVATALATPRLTGDAVWLLAQDTAPEPDALVRLAGALELSPSLAVAAPKLVRWDEPEEIVSLGVSLTRYGRTVELAAGEFDQGQHDGDADVLGADVRGLLIRRESWTALGGLDPALGGADEGVDLGVCARLAGDRVSLVPSARVAVAGDGVAAMARGRRRARRRAFAERTAQLHRRLAYAPAAAVPLHWLSFLPLALWRSILHLVAKAPYRVLPEWGATILVMARMAAVARARRRIRTVRAVGWSRIAPLRVSRGEMRLRWESDGAVVDAPVRSELRFFTGGGAWAVLGALAVSAALFFPLLAWPVLGGGALAPLRATVVQLWQDAAWGSRALGWDAVGPADPFSAVIALIGTLSPGDPSRALVVLWVLALPLAVLGGWFAATRITESSLLRITAAVAWALAPTFLAAIVEGRPAALLVHLLLPWLFYAASVAHRAWAPAGAASILLVLVLACAPSLAPAVVVLWSAALVVVALVAARGVARVVWLVVPSIVVFAPLVWTQVRAGNPWGLLADPGVPYAGDEVSANPLGRALVAAGFPSSDPGGWATVFDGPVWWVGLLIAPLAVLALLAVLTPRWVTASALLVIAAVGLATAFAAVGVAVSFDHGTPVPLWPGAGLSLAWLGVVGSAMVALDAGIVERVRVLRPIGALVTLVALVVAVGPALTASADQSTPRSVLTNGPTSTLPAFVAAEGRGSTSIGTIVLDPRADGLRVDVVWGGSATVGGQSTVQATRTEARPADVELADLAADLSTPSSDDVVERLAERGIGFVLLQAAPAGEDDVIRGARLAAATSLDQRDALDSVGATSRGDLWRVTADVQPRAPIDAHQSRLQSLVTVGSLGVLLIALLLAVPTAASRRVARRTPRIVGPNPGGNR; this is encoded by the coding sequence ATGCCCGCCCGTGTTCACGCCATCCTCGTCGTCCGCCCCGAGGGACGGACTCCTGCCGCGCACCATCTGACGCGCACTCTGGCGGCCATCGCCGCCCAGAGCCGCCCCGTCGACGCGCTCACCATCGTCCTGTGCGGAGCGGATCCCGCTCTGACGCAGCTCGCCGCCTCGTCGGGTGCCGAGGGCGTCATCACCGCCGCCGCCGGGACGCCCTTCGCCGTCGCGACGGCGCTGGCGACCCCTCGACTCACGGGCGACGCGGTGTGGCTGCTCGCCCAGGACACGGCTCCCGAACCCGACGCTCTCGTCCGTCTCGCCGGCGCGCTGGAGCTGTCGCCGTCGCTCGCGGTCGCGGCTCCCAAGCTCGTCCGCTGGGACGAGCCCGAGGAGATCGTGTCGCTCGGTGTCAGCCTCACCCGCTACGGCCGTACGGTCGAGCTCGCGGCCGGGGAGTTCGATCAGGGGCAGCACGACGGCGACGCCGACGTCCTCGGCGCCGATGTGCGCGGCCTGTTGATCCGCCGCGAGTCGTGGACCGCCCTGGGCGGGCTCGACCCGGCCCTCGGCGGTGCCGACGAGGGCGTCGACCTCGGTGTGTGCGCGCGCCTCGCGGGAGACCGTGTCTCGCTCGTGCCCTCCGCGCGGGTCGCGGTGGCCGGTGACGGTGTCGCGGCCATGGCGCGCGGTCGCCGCCGCGCCCGGCGCCGGGCTTTCGCCGAGCGCACCGCGCAACTGCACCGCCGTCTCGCCTACGCGCCGGCCGCTGCCGTCCCGCTGCACTGGTTGTCGTTCCTGCCGCTCGCGTTGTGGCGCAGCATCCTGCACCTCGTCGCCAAGGCGCCGTACCGCGTGCTTCCCGAGTGGGGTGCCACGATCCTCGTCATGGCCCGCATGGCTGCCGTCGCCCGCGCCCGTCGCCGCATCCGCACGGTGCGCGCGGTCGGGTGGTCGCGCATTGCGCCGTTGCGCGTCTCACGGGGCGAGATGCGCTTGCGCTGGGAGTCCGACGGCGCCGTCGTCGACGCTCCGGTGCGCTCCGAGCTGCGCTTCTTCACCGGGGGCGGCGCGTGGGCCGTGCTCGGTGCCCTCGCGGTCTCGGCGGCCCTGTTCTTCCCCCTCCTGGCCTGGCCGGTGCTCGGCGGAGGTGCGCTGGCGCCGTTGCGGGCGACCGTCGTGCAGCTCTGGCAGGACGCGGCGTGGGGCTCGCGGGCCCTCGGATGGGATGCCGTGGGCCCGGCCGATCCGTTCTCCGCGGTGATCGCGCTCATCGGCACCCTCTCGCCCGGTGACCCCTCCCGTGCCCTCGTCGTGCTCTGGGTGCTCGCTCTCCCGCTCGCCGTGCTCGGCGGGTGGTTCGCAGCGACCCGCATCACCGAGTCGTCGCTCCTGCGCATCACCGCGGCCGTCGCCTGGGCGCTCGCGCCGACGTTCCTCGCCGCGATCGTGGAGGGCCGCCCGGCGGCCCTGCTCGTGCACCTGCTCCTGCCGTGGCTGTTCTACGCCGCGAGCGTCGCGCACCGTGCCTGGGCGCCGGCGGGCGCGGCATCCATCCTTCTGGTGCTGGTTCTCGCGTGCGCGCCCTCGCTCGCCCCTGCGGTCGTCGTGCTGTGGTCGGCGGCCCTCGTGGTCGTCGCCCTCGTGGCCGCGCGCGGAGTGGCGCGCGTGGTGTGGCTCGTGGTGCCCTCGATCGTCGTGTTCGCCCCGCTCGTGTGGACCCAAGTGCGTGCGGGCAACCCATGGGGGCTGCTCGCCGACCCCGGCGTCCCTTACGCCGGTGACGAGGTGTCGGCGAACCCGCTCGGCCGCGCGCTCGTCGCCGCCGGATTCCCCAGCTCCGATCCCGGCGGATGGGCCACCGTGTTCGACGGTCCCGTCTGGTGGGTGGGCCTGCTGATCGCCCCGCTCGCCGTGCTCGCGCTGCTGGCGGTCCTCACGCCGCGGTGGGTCACGGCATCCGCTCTCCTCGTGATCGCGGCGGTGGGGCTGGCCACCGCGTTCGCGGCGGTGGGCGTCGCCGTCTCGTTCGATCACGGCACCCCCGTGCCGCTGTGGCCGGGTGCGGGTCTCAGCCTCGCGTGGCTCGGCGTGGTCGGGAGCGCGATGGTGGCCCTGGATGCCGGAATCGTCGAGCGCGTCCGCGTGCTGCGACCCATCGGCGCTCTGGTGACCCTCGTCGCGCTGGTGGTCGCCGTCGGCCCGGCCCTCACCGCTTCGGCGGATCAGTCCACCCCGCGCTCGGTGCTCACGAACGGCCCGACCTCGACGCTGCCGGCGTTCGTCGCCGCCGAGGGGCGCGGCTCCACCTCGATCGGCACGATCGTCCTCGACCCGCGCGCCGACGGACTGCGCGTGGACGTCGTCTGGGGCGGCAGCGCCACGGTCGGGGGACAGAGCACCGTCCAGGCCACGCGCACCGAGGCGCGGCCGGCCGACGTCGAGCTCGCCGATCTGGCCGCCGACCTGTCGACCCCGTCGTCGGACGATGTGGTGGAGCGCCTCGCAGAACGGGGAATCGGCTTCGTCCTGCTGCAGGCCGCTCCGGCGGGCGAAGACGATGTGATCCGTGGCGCGCGCCTGGCCGCGGCGACGTCGTTGGACCAGCGCGATGCGCTCGACAGCGTCGGCGCGACATCGCGCGGAGACCTCTGGCGCGTGACCGCCGACGTGCAGCCGCGAGCGCCGATCGACGCCCATCAGTCGCGTCTGCAGAGCCTCGTGACGGTGGGATCGCTCGGCGTCCTGCTCATCGCGTTGCTGCTGGCCGTGCCGACTGCCGCCTCGCGCCGGGTGGCCCGGCGAACGCCCCGCATCGTGGGCCCGAACCCGGGAGGGAACCGATGA
- the manA gene encoding mannose-6-phosphate isomerase, class I yields the protein MLVALSNTPRAYAWGSPTLLADLEGRTPTGAPEAEVWFGDHPGSPAEVLDGSGATLDEWLPAAARETGSPEKLPYLLKLLAAGAPLSIQVHPSKAQAVEGFAREEAAGVPRDAGSRNYKDDNHKPEVIVALSETFTALAGLRDVEQTQRLVADLADGEGVAQLRARLSADAAAEGLRAAIGWALGEATRAQIEQIVEAAASVSSPSFAAESALVRQLRESYPGDPGIVVALLMNLVELRRGEAIFVPAGVLHAYVAGLGVEIMAASDNVLRGGLTPKHIDVPELLGLVDFHPAAPPRLLPTTTADGAELFAPGIADFALAHVDASASATPVDLRGVSIAVGVAGHATVTGASGARVTLAPGQAALATTDESPLTVQGGEVFVAMPGE from the coding sequence GTGCTGGTTGCCCTCTCGAACACGCCCCGCGCCTACGCGTGGGGAAGCCCGACCCTCCTCGCCGACCTCGAAGGACGCACCCCCACGGGTGCTCCCGAAGCGGAGGTGTGGTTCGGTGACCACCCCGGCTCGCCCGCCGAGGTGCTCGACGGCTCTGGCGCGACCCTCGACGAGTGGCTGCCGGCCGCGGCGCGTGAGACGGGATCCCCGGAGAAGCTGCCCTATCTGCTGAAGCTGCTCGCGGCCGGGGCGCCCCTGTCGATCCAGGTCCACCCCTCGAAGGCGCAGGCCGTGGAGGGCTTCGCCCGGGAGGAAGCCGCCGGCGTGCCGCGCGACGCGGGGTCGCGCAACTACAAGGACGACAACCACAAGCCCGAGGTCATCGTCGCCCTGAGCGAGACGTTCACCGCTCTCGCAGGCCTGCGCGACGTCGAGCAGACGCAGCGACTCGTGGCCGACCTCGCCGACGGGGAGGGGGTGGCCCAGCTCCGCGCCCGGCTCTCGGCCGACGCCGCCGCCGAGGGACTGCGTGCCGCGATCGGCTGGGCCCTGGGAGAGGCCACGAGGGCGCAGATCGAGCAGATCGTCGAGGCGGCGGCATCCGTGTCGTCCCCTTCCTTCGCGGCGGAGTCGGCTCTGGTCCGCCAGCTCCGCGAGTCCTACCCGGGCGATCCCGGCATCGTCGTGGCGCTGCTGATGAACCTCGTCGAGCTCCGTCGCGGCGAAGCGATCTTCGTTCCGGCCGGGGTGCTCCACGCCTACGTCGCCGGCCTGGGCGTGGAGATCATGGCGGCGAGCGACAACGTGCTGCGTGGCGGACTCACCCCCAAGCACATCGACGTGCCGGAACTGCTGGGCCTCGTCGATTTCCACCCCGCGGCGCCGCCGCGCCTGCTCCCCACGACGACCGCTGACGGTGCAGAGCTGTTCGCGCCCGGCATCGCGGACTTCGCACTCGCCCACGTCGATGCGTCGGCGTCTGCGACGCCGGTCGATCTGCGCGGCGTCTCGATCGCGGTGGGCGTCGCGGGTCACGCGACGGTCACGGGCGCGTCGGGAGCGCGCGTGACCCTCGCACCCGGGCAGGCGGCCCTGGCGACGACCGACGAGAGCCCGCTGACGGTTCAGGGCGGCGAGGTCTTCGTCGCCATGCCGGGGGAGTGA
- a CDS encoding DUF5719 family protein, with the protein MTSDRRLVRWATTSARVVAGSVVAGAVVVGTVAGIAAPWPTLTATPVRVQATPAPSDTVLACDGPLLALGRTAEQAGALTAAAGQQVVSGPAGSDATTSALSGSTPDGSGDATALRAQPRDGAAAPLAAAGSATATSEDLIGFSASACRTPLAESWLVAGASTTGANDLVVLGNPGDVPATVQLSVYGAQGVSTPPGGSNIVVPPGGQRVVPLAGLLLGEESPVVRVVASGAPVHASLQASLTRLLLPGGVDQVAPSAQADTRLVIPGVQILTAGGSEAGTVLRLLAPGADATATVTLTPVGAGAASGAPRQVPLEAGKPTSLDLSGVDAGAYTVEVTADQPLVGGAWSTTGFGEGADFAWYAPSPAFAVPSAVAVATGAGAALVITAEPGSGDVTATLTPIDGGEPLTLAVPSGATASLAVAAGVYTLDPGGAVRAAVTYTSTGALAGYPLWPATSAESAVTVLP; encoded by the coding sequence ATGACCAGCGATCGCCGACTCGTCCGCTGGGCGACGACCAGTGCGCGCGTGGTGGCGGGGTCCGTCGTGGCCGGAGCGGTCGTCGTCGGAACCGTCGCGGGGATCGCCGCCCCGTGGCCCACGCTGACGGCGACTCCCGTGCGGGTCCAGGCGACTCCCGCTCCTTCCGACACCGTCCTCGCGTGCGACGGTCCCCTGCTCGCTCTCGGTCGGACCGCGGAACAGGCGGGTGCGTTGACCGCGGCCGCGGGACAACAGGTCGTGAGCGGCCCGGCCGGCAGCGACGCGACGACCAGCGCCCTGAGCGGTTCCACCCCCGACGGGTCCGGTGACGCGACGGCGCTGCGCGCACAGCCGCGCGACGGCGCGGCGGCCCCCCTCGCCGCCGCGGGATCGGCGACGGCGACCTCCGAAGACCTCATCGGTTTCTCGGCATCCGCCTGCCGTACCCCGCTGGCGGAGTCATGGCTGGTGGCCGGAGCGTCGACGACGGGGGCGAACGACCTCGTCGTGCTCGGCAACCCCGGTGATGTGCCCGCCACCGTGCAGCTGTCGGTCTACGGCGCGCAGGGCGTGTCGACGCCCCCGGGTGGCAGCAACATCGTCGTGCCTCCCGGCGGGCAGCGCGTGGTTCCGCTGGCCGGTCTCCTCCTCGGCGAGGAGAGTCCGGTCGTGCGCGTCGTCGCCTCGGGTGCCCCGGTGCACGCGTCGCTGCAGGCGAGCCTCACCCGCCTTCTTCTTCCGGGCGGCGTCGACCAGGTCGCCCCGTCCGCTCAGGCCGACACGCGTCTGGTCATCCCGGGCGTGCAGATCCTCACGGCTGGGGGGAGCGAGGCGGGGACGGTGCTGCGCCTGCTCGCCCCCGGCGCCGACGCGACCGCGACCGTGACGCTGACGCCCGTGGGCGCGGGTGCGGCATCGGGTGCTCCGCGCCAGGTGCCCCTCGAGGCGGGCAAGCCGACTTCCCTCGACCTGTCGGGTGTGGATGCCGGGGCCTACACGGTCGAGGTCACCGCCGATCAACCGCTCGTCGGCGGTGCGTGGTCGACGACGGGGTTCGGCGAGGGCGCCGACTTCGCCTGGTACGCCCCGTCTCCGGCCTTCGCCGTGCCGAGCGCCGTGGCCGTCGCCACCGGCGCGGGTGCCGCGCTGGTCATCACCGCCGAGCCGGGCTCGGGTGACGTGACGGCGACCCTGACCCCGATCGACGGGGGTGAACCGCTCACCCTCGCCGTCCCGAGCGGCGCAACGGCGTCTCTCGCGGTCGCCGCCGGCGTGTACACGCTCGACCCGGGTGGCGCGGTGCGCGCGGCGGTCACCTACACCTCGACCGGTGCCCTGGCGGGGTACCCGCTGTGGCCGGCGACGAGCGCCGAGTCCGCGGTGACGGTTCTGCCGTAA